TCAAGATTCTCGACAACGACTTCTATAATCCAATCTGCGCTGTTTAAAGAATCCGCATGATCAAGTAAATTGCCAACTGTCAAATACGCGAGATTTTTAGTTGATGTCAGCGGTGCAGGCTTCTGCTTTACAAGCTTTTGCAGAGCCTCAGTGCCCAGTCTGTTTCTAACCTTATCATCTGACAAAGTTAACCCTTTTTGCTTCTCATCCTCCGTTAATTCATTTGGAACACGATCAATCAACAACACAGGTATACCGGTATTGGCTAGATGAGCGGCAATGCCTGAACCCATGACGCCCGATCCTATGACAGCAGCTTTTCCAATATGCCTCTTCATTCCCATCCCCCTCATTTGAATGAATACTCATTCATTTTTTGTGTAAAAAAAATGCAGTTATTATCCCTCTTTTTTCATCTTAAAAGAATTTGAAAATTTCTTCAATAGCATGTTGGAAAAAAGATCTCTCGAACGCTAACGTATTGATTTTACGGGAGTGGAAAGGATAAAAAAACGAGCAATGGGGGTGATACTAGTTATGGCGCGTCTGAAGAAAGATCCATCAAAAGCGGGAGTCAGCGCTGCAAGCGTTAAAGGAAGTGCCGGTCCTGTACAAAGCAGGGAAGGCACAGGCAGGCGAAACAGCAAAAACCAGCAGCCAAAGTAAAACCTAATAATATGAAGCGGGATTCTATTTTTTTACACAGAATCCCGCTTTTATTAAACTTATGTTAGTTTTGTGTTTGATTTAGATTTCATCTTGCGAATTATAGCTACGAGCAGCAGAAACAATGGAATAATTATGAAAAGAGGAATGTGGATGTAATAGCGTAATGTTTCTCTCCCTTTTTCCAAATGTTCTGTAAAATTGGACGCCATCGCCAAAGATAAAAAGATGATAATGATCCCTGAAGGCAAAAGAATTTGTTGATAATCTTTCAGCCGAAATAAATCCACTACTCCGATAACGGCACCATACATAAAGATGGAAGTTTTAAAGAACACGGTAATCAACATAGTAAAAACAACAATCGCATCAAGCCTTTGGATAAACTCTAAAAGATTGACCGTTGAAACTGTTGATAATGTAGGAAATGTAGCTCTTTCTGCAGTATCAA
This window of the Bacillus gobiensis genome carries:
- a CDS encoding YuzL family protein, which produces MARLKKDPSKAGVSAASVKGSAGPVQSREGTGRRNSKNQQPK